A stretch of Desulfurivibrio alkaliphilus AHT 2 DNA encodes these proteins:
- the fliJ gene encoding flagellar export protein FliJ has protein sequence MAYRFRFESVLGYRRNLEELARQKMVRAQTQLLRQQERLQEMEKELAAAIDAFEERKRKPMAAPFYGMYAEGIERLERDLVNQQRAVTTQVEVVEQARRELQEKVQQRKVMEKARERDYEKYLQEERLREQNELDEQMILRFKRR, from the coding sequence ATGGCTTACCGGTTTCGTTTTGAGAGCGTACTTGGTTATCGCCGCAACCTGGAAGAACTGGCCCGCCAGAAGATGGTTCGGGCCCAAACCCAGTTGTTGCGCCAGCAGGAACGCTTGCAGGAGATGGAAAAGGAACTGGCGGCAGCCATCGACGCCTTTGAAGAGCGCAAACGAAAGCCCATGGCCGCCCCTTTTTACGGCATGTATGCTGAGGGGATCGAGCGCTTGGAGCGGGATCTGGTCAACCAGCAAAGGGCCGTGACCACCCAGGTTGAGGTGGTGGAGCAGGCCCGCCGGGAGTTGCAGGAGAAAGTGCAACAGCGCAAAGTGATGGAAAAGGCCCGGGAGCGGGATTATGAAAAATATCTCCAGGAAGAGCGTCTGCGGGAGCAGAACGAGCTTGACGAACAGATGATCCTGCGCTTTAAACGACGCTAG
- a CDS encoding FliH/SctL family protein has protein sequence MSNKRKKPANDEFVELAGDQGQAPPDASEFLSFVELWQRTREKASAVKTEEGSRELAMEPEPEEPDPVEEARRQAAEIMAAAQKEAERLHQEAMEKGRAEGEKKGRAEAKKEYSARLAELKKLLAEIQLQRGAIIQRYREDLLALVQVMTDCLVHHETATNPQVIRACLQKATDFVVENSSVQAFVNPDDLRNLREAGLREPALLGGKNRIELVADPALARGGCLLKSAFGEVDATLDNSREKLYQAVSRSFQAVLAAHADEDEEPPPASEIAAVWPEDEAEESAPAAEEATAVALGEGDEAVLAADSDPAGPAASADASEQVEQDEQAAPEELPAEVAATSEAGGSKLDAAEPEPEKPSPAPEKPLTAPELQ, from the coding sequence TTGTCTAATAAGCGCAAAAAACCGGCCAACGACGAATTCGTGGAGTTGGCCGGCGACCAGGGGCAGGCGCCCCCCGACGCCTCGGAGTTTCTCAGCTTTGTTGAGTTGTGGCAGCGCACCCGCGAGAAGGCTTCCGCCGTCAAAACAGAAGAAGGCAGCCGGGAGCTGGCGATGGAGCCGGAGCCGGAAGAGCCGGACCCGGTGGAAGAAGCCCGCCGACAGGCGGCCGAGATTATGGCCGCAGCCCAAAAAGAGGCTGAACGCCTGCACCAGGAGGCGATGGAAAAAGGTCGGGCGGAAGGAGAGAAGAAGGGCCGGGCGGAGGCCAAAAAAGAGTACAGTGCCCGCCTGGCGGAGTTGAAAAAACTGCTGGCCGAGATCCAACTCCAGCGGGGGGCGATCATTCAACGTTACCGTGAAGACCTGCTGGCCCTGGTTCAGGTTATGACCGATTGCCTGGTGCACCATGAGACCGCCACCAATCCGCAGGTGATCAGGGCCTGTCTGCAGAAGGCCACCGACTTTGTGGTGGAAAACTCCTCGGTGCAGGCCTTTGTCAATCCCGACGATCTGCGTAATCTGCGCGAGGCCGGTCTGCGGGAGCCGGCGCTGCTGGGCGGCAAAAATCGCATCGAACTGGTGGCGGATCCCGCCCTGGCCAGAGGCGGTTGCCTGCTGAAAAGCGCCTTTGGCGAGGTGGATGCCACCCTGGACAACAGCCGAGAAAAACTCTACCAGGCGGTGAGCCGGTCTTTCCAGGCGGTGCTGGCGGCTCATGCCGATGAAGATGAAGAGCCGCCGCCGGCCTCCGAAATTGCCGCCGTCTGGCCGGAGGATGAGGCCGAAGAGTCGGCGCCGGCAGCAGAGGAAGCGACGGCAGTGGCGCTCGGCGAAGGTGACGAAGCCGTCCTGGCGGCTGACTCTGACCCGGCTGGACCGGCGGCGTCGGCTGACGCATCGGAGCAGGTGGAGCAGGACGAGCAGGCTGCACCCGAGGAGTTGCCGGCGGAAGTGGCGGCAACCTCGGAAGCGGGCGGGAGCAAGCTGGATGCCGCTGAGCCCGAGCCGGAAAAACCATCCCCCGCACCGGAAAAACCGCTAACTGCCCCGGAACTCCAATAG
- the flgC gene encoding flagellar basal body rod protein FlgC, with the protein MDILTAMKISGSALKAERSRLNVASMNLANANTTRTMEGGPYRAKSVVFEAKPLDRDFGAALQGAASRLRKVEVVEVVEDQAPFREVYDPAHPDADENGIVRYPNVNVAEQMVDMMNARRSYEANVAALEAVKEMAARAMDISR; encoded by the coding sequence ATGGATATTTTGACAGCGATGAAAATCAGCGGTTCGGCCCTTAAGGCCGAGCGCAGTCGGCTCAATGTCGCCTCGATGAACCTGGCCAACGCCAATACCACCCGGACCATGGAAGGCGGACCTTACCGGGCCAAATCGGTGGTGTTCGAGGCCAAGCCCCTGGACCGTGATTTCGGGGCGGCCCTGCAGGGCGCCGCTTCCCGCCTGCGCAAGGTGGAGGTGGTGGAAGTGGTGGAAGACCAGGCCCCGTTCCGGGAGGTTTATGATCCGGCCCATCCCGATGCCGATGAGAACGGGATCGTCCGTTACCCCAACGTCAATGTGGCCGAGCAGATGGTGGACATGATGAATGCCCGCCGCTCTTACGAGGCCAACGTGGCCGCCCTGGAGGCTGTCAAAGAAATGGCGGCCCGGGCCATGGATATCAGTCGGTAG
- a CDS encoding MotE family protein — MKLKLLVIIGLLPAFCLLEIAALEAQTRPVRAGQEELAHSARFRDKERELEAREEKITRREQELAEMEAEVRAELERLLELQKEARATLDGLTAAKDQAFRDLIRVYREMRPARVAELLDEMDDRDALEIMRGLPNDLVADILPRLERAKAVRLSRQLGLL, encoded by the coding sequence TTGAAGCTGAAATTACTTGTCATCATAGGGCTGCTGCCGGCCTTTTGCCTGCTGGAGATTGCCGCCTTGGAGGCCCAGACCCGGCCGGTGCGGGCCGGCCAGGAAGAACTTGCCCACTCCGCCCGTTTTCGGGATAAGGAAAGGGAGTTGGAGGCGCGGGAGGAAAAAATTACCCGCCGGGAGCAAGAGCTGGCCGAGATGGAGGCCGAGGTCAGGGCCGAACTGGAGCGTCTGCTGGAGTTGCAAAAGGAGGCCCGGGCCACCCTGGATGGGCTGACTGCCGCCAAAGATCAGGCATTTCGCGATTTAATCCGGGTCTACCGGGAAATGCGACCCGCCCGGGTGGCGGAACTGCTGGATGAAATGGACGATCGCGACGCCCTGGAGATTATGCGGGGGCTGCCCAATGATCTGGTGGCCGATATTCTTCCCCGGCTGGAGCGGGCCAAGGCGGTGAGGCTGAGCCGCCAACTCGGCCTCCTCTAG
- a CDS encoding FliI/YscN family ATPase, translating into MDLSPVITAARETSLFTVGGRVSQVIGMVIESEGPGIPVGSICEIDVFRGQAKVPAEVVGFREGKVLLMPLGEMRGVEPGGAIRLVEGAARVPVSQDLLGRIIDGLGQPMDGNGPLPGESFYPLYAEPLNPMTRERITDPVDVGVRAINGLLTLGKGQRIGIMAGSGVGKSTLMGMIARHTAADISVIALIGERGRELKDFIERDLGPEGLARSVVVVATSDQPPLVRMRGAYLAMAVAEYFRDLGRDVVLMMDSVTRYAMSGREVGLAIGEPPTSRGYTPSVFGQLPKLLERAGTCQGKGSITGIFTVLVEGDDMNEPIADAVRSIVDGHIVLSRDLASQGHYPAIEVMGSVSRCMSDVVPEEQVRAAHRFLEVLALYRRSEDLINIGAYAKGSNPKIDGAIAMIDKLNGYLRQAVNDRVTFSDSAAQLQALFKK; encoded by the coding sequence ATGGACCTCAGCCCTGTAATCACCGCCGCTCGTGAAACCTCCCTGTTTACCGTGGGGGGGCGGGTCAGTCAGGTGATCGGCATGGTCATCGAAAGTGAGGGGCCCGGGATTCCGGTGGGCAGTATCTGCGAAATCGATGTTTTTCGCGGGCAAGCCAAGGTGCCGGCGGAGGTGGTGGGGTTCCGCGAGGGCAAGGTGCTGCTGATGCCGCTGGGCGAAATGCGGGGGGTCGAGCCCGGCGGGGCCATCCGCCTGGTGGAGGGCGCCGCCCGGGTGCCGGTCTCCCAGGATCTGCTGGGCCGGATCATCGACGGGCTGGGGCAGCCCATGGATGGCAACGGCCCCTTGCCCGGCGAGTCGTTTTATCCCCTCTATGCCGAACCGTTAAATCCCATGACCCGCGAGCGGATCACCGATCCGGTGGACGTGGGGGTGCGGGCCATCAACGGCCTGCTTACCCTGGGCAAAGGGCAACGGATTGGGATTATGGCCGGCAGCGGGGTGGGCAAGAGTACCCTGATGGGGATGATCGCCCGCCACACCGCCGCCGATATCAGTGTGATCGCCCTGATCGGTGAGCGGGGTCGGGAACTCAAGGATTTCATCGAACGCGACCTGGGGCCCGAGGGCCTGGCCCGCTCGGTGGTGGTGGTGGCCACTTCGGACCAGCCGCCTCTGGTGCGGATGCGAGGTGCTTATCTGGCCATGGCGGTGGCCGAATATTTCCGCGACCTGGGCCGGGACGTGGTGCTGATGATGGATTCGGTGACCAGGTACGCCATGAGTGGCCGTGAAGTGGGCCTGGCCATCGGCGAGCCTCCCACCAGCCGGGGTTATACCCCTTCGGTATTCGGCCAGTTGCCCAAACTGCTGGAACGGGCCGGCACCTGCCAGGGCAAGGGCAGTATCACCGGTATTTTCACCGTCCTGGTGGAGGGTGATGATATGAACGAGCCCATTGCCGACGCGGTGCGCTCCATCGTCGACGGCCATATCGTGCTCAGCCGCGACCTGGCCAGCCAGGGCCACTACCCGGCCATCGAGGTAATGGGCAGTGTCAGCCGCTGCATGAGCGATGTGGTGCCCGAGGAGCAGGTCCGGGCCGCCCACCGCTTCCTGGAAGTTCTCGCCCTCTATCGTCGCTCTGAAGATCTGATCAATATCGGGGCTTATGCCAAGGGCAGCAATCCTAAAATCGACGGTGCCATCGCCATGATTGACAAGCTTAACGGCTATTTGCGACAAGCGGTCAACGACCGGGTAACCTTTTCAGACAGCGCCGCGCAACTCCAGGCCCTGTTCAAAAAATAG
- a CDS encoding flagellar M-ring protein FliF C-terminal domain-containing protein produces the protein MVDGTYERVVDENGRTTLEYRPRAPEEMEYFERLVRNAVGYNEERGDQVEVVSMAFALSALEDPEVDPMEQWRELAEWLAMPMVYLLIALAVILFVVRPFLRLLAAKDLEAKRAAQMAAAGAVAGAGEQEEEDLTLGPKGLTDQERIYRLAQSDPDRAADLVRRWLREEI, from the coding sequence ATGGTGGACGGCACCTATGAAAGGGTGGTTGACGAAAACGGCCGCACGACTTTAGAATATCGGCCACGCGCTCCTGAAGAAATGGAATACTTTGAACGGCTGGTACGAAATGCCGTGGGTTACAATGAAGAACGGGGGGATCAGGTGGAGGTGGTCTCCATGGCCTTTGCCCTGTCTGCCTTGGAAGATCCGGAGGTCGACCCCATGGAGCAGTGGCGAGAACTGGCCGAGTGGCTGGCCATGCCCATGGTCTATCTGCTGATCGCTCTGGCGGTGATTCTCTTTGTCGTCCGGCCGTTTTTGCGCCTGCTGGCGGCCAAGGATCTCGAGGCCAAGCGGGCCGCGCAGATGGCGGCGGCCGGGGCCGTAGCCGGGGCCGGAGAGCAGGAGGAAGAAGATTTGACTTTGGGCCCCAAGGGCTTGACCGATCAGGAGCGGATCTATCGGCTGGCTCAGAGCGATCCCGATCGGGCCGCAGATTTGGTGCGGCGTTGGCTGCGTGAGGAGATTTAA
- a CDS encoding sigma-54-dependent transcriptional regulator yields the protein MGAMGRKILVVDDEQNMRVALYEALSRGGYEVKVAENGRMALEMVESEAPDLVVTDIRMPEMDGIAMLQQIQAVRPGLPVVIITGYATVETAVEAMKQGAVDYILKPFPVEVIEETIKKVMRQQPRPAAVAPAAETGSPPPGRTDEGSRTVIGRDRHFLRLLERARTVASSKATVLVLGESGTGKEVFARFIHHVSDRKAGPFVALNCAALPEGLLESELFGHEKGAFTGAVMAKKGKFELAHGGTLLLDEIGEVPLHLQAKLLRVLQEEEVDRLGGKEPVKVDVHVVATTNRDLAEAVKDGTFRQDLYYRLNVIPIRLPSLRERPDDIFLLADFFIEKHSRRYNKPLKKLSAAARQRFLDYDWPGNVREMENLLERGVLLSNGDELELWDFWDDELPPEPAASAELPEPSGPADAEPVDAAEPEASPPTVATEAVAAEASGSPDSAATLDSALAGRSLREVERQMILQALRQTDDNRTHAAKMLGISVRTLRNKLNEYRNQGSL from the coding sequence ATGGGCGCGATGGGCCGAAAAATACTGGTTGTTGACGACGAACAGAATATGCGTGTTGCCCTCTACGAGGCCTTGAGCCGTGGCGGTTACGAGGTCAAGGTGGCGGAAAACGGGCGCATGGCCCTGGAGATGGTGGAAAGCGAAGCCCCCGACCTGGTGGTCACCGATATCCGGATGCCGGAGATGGATGGTATTGCCATGCTGCAGCAAATCCAGGCCGTCCGGCCCGGCCTGCCGGTGGTGATCATCACCGGGTATGCCACCGTGGAGACGGCGGTGGAGGCCATGAAGCAGGGGGCGGTGGATTACATTCTCAAGCCTTTCCCGGTTGAGGTGATCGAAGAGACCATCAAAAAGGTTATGCGCCAGCAGCCGCGCCCGGCTGCCGTTGCTCCGGCCGCCGAAACCGGCTCGCCGCCGCCGGGTCGGACCGATGAAGGGTCCCGCACGGTGATCGGCCGCGACCGCCACTTTCTGCGGCTGCTGGAACGGGCCCGGACGGTGGCTTCCAGTAAGGCCACGGTCCTGGTGCTGGGGGAATCAGGCACCGGCAAAGAGGTCTTTGCCCGCTTTATCCATCATGTTTCCGATCGCAAGGCCGGTCCTTTCGTCGCCCTGAACTGTGCCGCCCTGCCGGAGGGCTTGCTGGAAAGCGAATTGTTCGGGCATGAAAAGGGGGCCTTTACCGGGGCGGTGATGGCCAAAAAAGGCAAGTTTGAACTGGCCCACGGCGGCACCCTGCTGCTGGATGAAATCGGGGAAGTGCCCCTGCATCTGCAGGCCAAGCTGTTGCGGGTGCTGCAGGAAGAGGAGGTGGATCGGCTGGGCGGCAAGGAGCCGGTCAAGGTGGACGTGCATGTGGTGGCCACCACCAACCGTGACTTGGCCGAAGCGGTGAAAGATGGCACCTTTCGCCAGGATCTCTATTACCGCCTCAATGTTATCCCCATTCGCCTGCCCTCCCTGCGGGAGCGCCCCGATGATATCTTTCTGCTGGCGGATTTCTTTATTGAAAAACACAGCCGGCGCTACAACAAGCCCTTGAAAAAGCTCTCCGCCGCCGCCCGGCAGCGTTTTCTTGACTACGACTGGCCGGGTAATGTGCGGGAGATGGAAAATCTGCTGGAGCGGGGGGTGCTGCTCAGCAATGGTGATGAGCTGGAACTCTGGGACTTCTGGGATGATGAACTGCCCCCGGAACCGGCAGCGTCAGCGGAGCTTCCGGAACCTTCGGGGCCGGCCGACGCCGAGCCCGTCGATGCTGCCGAGCCGGAGGCCTCACCGCCCACGGTTGCCACCGAGGCGGTTGCAGCAGAGGCCTCCGGCTCGCCCGATTCGGCCGCGACCCTTGATAGCGCCCTGGCCGGGCGCAGTCTGCGTGAGGTGGAGCGGCAGATGATTCTGCAGGCCCTGCGGCAGACCGATGACAATCGTACCCATGCCGCGAAAATGCTGGGAATCAGTGTGCGCACCCTGCGCAACAAACTCAATGAGTATCGCAACCAAGGCTCTCTTTAA
- the fliE gene encoding flagellar hook-basal body complex protein FliE: MIKGMNLQPVMPVGVGELGVSPQPPVKDAVSGFGEILNKAVDVVSARQAEANHLSEGLVSGQHANIHETMIAVEKSSISMRLMTKVHQKGLDAYQEMMRMQL; encoded by the coding sequence ATGATTAAGGGTATGAACTTGCAGCCGGTGATGCCGGTGGGCGTGGGAGAGCTCGGGGTGTCGCCCCAGCCGCCGGTCAAAGATGCGGTCTCCGGTTTTGGTGAGATCCTCAACAAGGCGGTGGACGTGGTCAGCGCGCGCCAGGCTGAAGCCAATCATCTTTCCGAAGGGCTGGTCAGCGGCCAGCATGCCAATATCCATGAAACCATGATCGCGGTGGAGAAATCCAGTATCTCCATGCGCCTGATGACCAAGGTGCACCAGAAGGGGCTGGATGCATACCAGGAAATGATGCGGATGCAGCTGTAG
- the fliG gene encoding flagellar motor switch protein FliG, translating into MAVTSKGKKDAGGSNLTGPEKAAIFLLTVGEDFTAQVFQRLSPEEIKLVGRQMAKVDKIDKEELESLLQEFKTDVGGSDLFLSGNDMLEHALKKALTGDKATEILEDIRSDWKLTLFQKARKLEPKILVNFLRNEHPQTVALVLSVLEPSQAAQVVAELPEATQVEVVMRMAELDKVGPEILVDVDRVLQDELLAVEGMEGQRLGGVEAVAELLNNAERAMEAAILEGVEEQHEAMAEEIRRLMFVFEDLLSVDDRGIQAILKEVSTDDLKVALKIASDELKEKVFGCMSSRAVELLKDDMEIMGPTRIKDVEAAQQAIIKIAKRLEQEGKVQLMVGAGEDEFV; encoded by the coding sequence ATGGCGGTAACCAGCAAAGGCAAAAAAGATGCCGGTGGCAGCAACTTGACCGGGCCTGAAAAGGCGGCGATTTTTCTGCTCACCGTTGGCGAAGACTTCACCGCCCAAGTGTTCCAGCGCTTGTCGCCGGAGGAGATCAAACTGGTGGGCCGGCAGATGGCCAAGGTCGACAAGATCGACAAGGAGGAGTTGGAATCACTGCTGCAGGAGTTCAAAACCGATGTGGGCGGTTCCGATCTCTTCCTTTCCGGTAACGATATGCTGGAGCACGCCTTGAAAAAGGCCCTGACCGGAGATAAAGCCACGGAAATCCTGGAGGATATCCGCTCCGACTGGAAGCTGACCCTGTTTCAGAAGGCCCGCAAGCTGGAGCCGAAAATTCTGGTCAACTTCCTGCGCAACGAGCACCCCCAGACCGTGGCTCTGGTGCTGTCGGTGCTGGAGCCCAGCCAGGCGGCCCAGGTGGTGGCCGAATTGCCCGAAGCCACCCAGGTGGAGGTGGTGATGCGGATGGCCGAACTGGACAAGGTGGGCCCGGAGATCCTGGTGGACGTGGACCGGGTGCTGCAGGATGAACTCCTGGCGGTGGAAGGCATGGAGGGGCAGCGCCTGGGCGGGGTCGAGGCGGTGGCGGAATTGCTCAATAACGCCGAGCGGGCCATGGAAGCGGCCATTCTGGAAGGGGTTGAGGAGCAGCACGAGGCCATGGCTGAGGAAATCCGGCGCCTGATGTTCGTCTTCGAGGATCTGCTCAGCGTCGATGATCGCGGCATTCAGGCTATCCTTAAGGAGGTCAGCACCGATGACCTTAAGGTGGCCTTGAAGATCGCCTCCGATGAACTCAAGGAAAAAGTCTTCGGTTGCATGTCTTCCCGGGCGGTGGAACTGCTCAAGGACGACATGGAGATCATGGGGCCAACCAGAATCAAGGATGTGGAGGCGGCCCAGCAGGCCATTATCAAGATCGCCAAACGCCTGGAGCAGGAAGGCAAGGTGCAGTTGATGGTCGGTGCCGGGGAGGACGAGTTTGTCTAA
- the flgB gene encoding flagellar basal body rod protein FlgB: MPINKLFGGTIEVMHHSLNLRNERQGMIQSNIANLETPGYKVQDFPFERVMAQVVSGQGQVARTNPRHLAIDPVEAARAGRFREEERPVDLDEEMLKLSENQMMYQVAAQLIAKKFEGLRHIIDEGAK; encoded by the coding sequence ATGCCCATCAATAAACTGTTCGGCGGTACCATTGAAGTGATGCATCACTCCCTGAATCTGCGCAACGAGCGCCAGGGCATGATTCAGTCCAACATCGCCAACCTCGAAACCCCAGGTTACAAGGTCCAGGATTTTCCCTTTGAGCGGGTGATGGCGCAGGTGGTCAGCGGTCAGGGCCAAGTAGCCCGGACCAACCCCCGCCATCTCGCCATTGATCCGGTGGAAGCGGCCCGGGCCGGGCGTTTCCGCGAGGAAGAGCGGCCGGTGGATCTGGATGAAGAGATGCTGAAACTGTCGGAAAATCAGATGATGTATCAGGTGGCGGCGCAACTGATCGCCAAAAAATTTGAAGGGTTGCGTCATATAATTGACGAAGGAGCGAAATAG
- the fliF gene encoding flagellar basal-body MS-ring/collar protein FliF — protein sequence MSTIQKVTAGVVVAVVFGGLVALTTMGTRVDERVLFSGLTQEDAAEVVQRLRELNVPYRLSQTGEAIMVPSDQVYEVRLGLAGDGLPRGGGVGFEVFDEVGLGTTDFVNRLNFQRALQGELARTIRQFQQVQEARVHIATPKESVFIEDEKPVTASVSVRMRGREQLSQHQIQSIVNLVASAVPGLSDENITLVDTAGRLLYRKRGDLDSVLSGTQLEYQHSVENTARRKIESMLEEVVGVNRVRASVTADIDFNRVNLTEEIFDPEEQVVRSEQILSETDERGERARGIPGVKGELATFAGEDGAVTGSSYERSNITRNYEISRQTRQVQEAGGGGQAPVGGRHGGRHL from the coding sequence TTGAGCACCATACAAAAGGTCACCGCCGGGGTGGTGGTGGCCGTGGTTTTCGGCGGGCTGGTGGCCTTGACCACGATGGGGACCAGGGTTGATGAGCGGGTGCTTTTCTCCGGCCTTACCCAGGAAGATGCCGCCGAAGTGGTGCAGCGCCTGCGGGAACTTAATGTGCCTTACCGTCTGTCCCAGACCGGCGAGGCCATTATGGTGCCCTCTGATCAGGTGTACGAGGTACGCTTGGGTCTGGCCGGCGATGGTCTGCCCCGGGGGGGCGGGGTGGGGTTTGAGGTTTTCGATGAAGTCGGCCTGGGAACCACCGATTTTGTCAACCGGCTGAATTTTCAGCGCGCCCTGCAGGGTGAGCTGGCGCGGACCATCCGGCAGTTTCAGCAGGTCCAGGAAGCCCGGGTGCATATTGCCACCCCCAAGGAATCGGTTTTCATCGAGGATGAAAAACCGGTCACCGCGTCGGTCAGCGTCCGGATGCGGGGGCGGGAGCAGTTGAGCCAGCATCAGATCCAGAGTATCGTCAACCTGGTGGCCTCGGCGGTGCCGGGGCTCAGCGATGAAAACATTACTTTGGTGGATACCGCCGGCCGCCTGCTGTACCGCAAGCGCGGCGATCTCGACTCGGTCCTTTCCGGCACCCAGCTGGAGTATCAGCACAGCGTGGAAAACACCGCCCGCCGCAAAATTGAATCCATGCTGGAAGAGGTGGTGGGAGTCAACCGGGTGCGGGCCAGCGTTACGGCCGATATCGACTTCAACCGGGTTAATCTCACCGAGGAGATCTTTGACCCGGAAGAACAGGTGGTCAGGAGCGAGCAGATTCTCTCCGAGACCGACGAGCGCGGTGAGCGAGCCCGGGGGATTCCCGGAGTCAAGGGGGAGTTGGCCACCTTTGCCGGCGAGGACGGCGCCGTTACCGGCAGTTCTTACGAGCGCAGCAATATTACTCGCAATTATGAAATCAGCCGGCAGACCCGGCAGGTCCAGGAGGCGGGGGGGGGGGGTCAGGCGCCTGTCGGTGGCCGTCATGGTGGACGGCACCTATGA
- a CDS encoding flagellar hook-length control protein FliK yields MAKADGLEIGGRPRGARSADEANFAGHLDRKLADRQREERNVLGSGQGKARAVANEASATRAGDVQGKGGSKASQEGKESGGKNLETAQVELLALLGEYLGLIGDQARDVATGPGEWTFKIEDAAELSLLAALAGMGEKDSAALLEKFAAGGGEFEIAEFLNVFSRHFLAMEQDQPVPVPETDLPYLQMLLGKLGLDSEAVEKIGEQAVQGDNTLDLAAFLSGLEELDLEEIAKSHPEGKIVLQGWDAEQLLAVLEHAGVSRALQRELLPELHAPWDQPQRPNQPLELDLERFRQLLAQGIAEIEESRPRAEIPAFLAQLKKIFQQAGFNEQRPGWNPAVQAAAAKVYEKLLESVDLAAVRLEKVGAEQKLTLKDDLALLDKKAKIAALNKEGVARAEVRQALAEAGLVGSKDGDELVSGRLFLNEMKLEARGDERGAEILAGSADSPSDNNRLEILRALNQAPRQQAQLEQQVFNRIASGVVGGLNRNEHHLVMHLYPRELGEVRVELLVRDNQVSLNFAMENTRVKEILEKNMDMFKDNLERRGFVLGECMVSVDQQDRGSSGEAWQRFTAAWTNQNGGMVRRESLAEVPQEVLYQRLATTDRPGGIDLFA; encoded by the coding sequence ATGGCTAAAGCCGACGGGCTGGAGATCGGAGGGCGTCCCCGGGGGGCGCGTTCCGCCGATGAGGCCAACTTTGCCGGCCACCTGGATCGTAAGCTGGCCGACCGCCAGCGTGAGGAGCGCAATGTTCTGGGGAGTGGCCAGGGCAAAGCCCGGGCGGTGGCCAACGAAGCCAGCGCGACCAGGGCCGGCGATGTCCAGGGTAAAGGCGGCAGTAAAGCAAGTCAAGAAGGCAAAGAGAGCGGTGGTAAGAACCTTGAAACCGCTCAGGTCGAACTGCTTGCCTTGCTGGGTGAGTATCTTGGGTTGATCGGTGATCAGGCCCGGGATGTGGCCACCGGCCCCGGCGAATGGACTTTTAAGATTGAAGATGCCGCCGAACTCAGTCTGCTGGCCGCCCTGGCCGGTATGGGCGAGAAAGATAGCGCGGCGCTGCTGGAAAAATTTGCCGCCGGTGGCGGTGAGTTTGAGATTGCGGAATTTTTGAACGTCTTTTCCCGCCATTTTTTGGCCATGGAACAAGATCAGCCCGTGCCGGTGCCGGAAACCGATCTGCCCTATTTGCAGATGCTGCTTGGCAAGTTGGGCCTTGATTCCGAGGCGGTGGAGAAGATCGGCGAGCAGGCGGTACAAGGCGACAACACCCTGGATTTGGCCGCTTTCCTCAGTGGCCTGGAAGAATTGGATTTGGAGGAAATCGCCAAATCACACCCCGAGGGCAAAATTGTGCTGCAAGGCTGGGATGCCGAGCAGTTGCTGGCGGTGCTGGAGCATGCCGGGGTTTCCCGGGCCCTGCAGCGGGAGTTGCTGCCGGAGTTGCATGCCCCCTGGGACCAGCCCCAGCGCCCCAATCAGCCGTTGGAACTTGACCTGGAGCGTTTTCGGCAGTTGTTGGCCCAAGGGATTGCCGAGATTGAAGAGTCCAGGCCCCGGGCCGAAATTCCCGCCTTTCTGGCCCAGCTGAAAAAGATCTTCCAGCAGGCCGGCTTCAACGAGCAGCGGCCGGGCTGGAACCCGGCGGTGCAGGCCGCCGCCGCCAAGGTTTACGAAAAGCTGCTGGAAAGCGTCGATCTGGCTGCTGTTAGGTTGGAGAAGGTGGGCGCTGAGCAAAAACTCACCCTCAAGGATGATTTGGCTCTCCTTGATAAAAAGGCAAAAATTGCCGCCCTGAATAAGGAAGGTGTTGCACGGGCGGAAGTGCGCCAGGCCTTGGCCGAAGCCGGCCTGGTCGGCAGCAAAGACGGCGATGAATTGGTTTCCGGCCGCCTCTTCTTAAACGAAATGAAACTTGAGGCCCGGGGTGATGAGCGTGGCGCTGAAATCCTGGCCGGTTCCGCCGACAGCCCCAGCGACAATAACCGCCTGGAAATCCTGCGCGCCTTGAATCAGGCCCCGCGCCAGCAGGCGCAACTGGAGCAGCAGGTCTTCAACCGCATCGCCTCCGGGGTGGTGGGCGGCTTGAATCGTAACGAGCACCACCTGGTGATGCACCTCTACCCCCGTGAGTTGGGCGAGGTGCGGGTGGAATTGCTGGTTCGCGACAACCAGGTATCGCTCAACTTCGCCATGGAAAACACCCGGGTCAAGGAGATCCTCGAGAAAAACATGGATATGTTCAAAGACAACCTGGAGCGCCGGGGCTTTGTGCTGGGCGAATGCATGGTGTCCGTCGATCAGCAGGACCGGGGGAGCTCCGGTGAGGCCTGGCAGCGTTTCACTGCCGCCTGGACCAACCAGAACGGCGGCATGGTCCGTCGCGAGTCCCTGGCCGAAGTGCCTCAAGAGGTGCTTTACCAGCGCCTCGCCACCACCGACCGGCCCGGCGGCATCGACCTTTTCGCCTGA